The following proteins are encoded in a genomic region of Numenius arquata chromosome 28, bNumArq3.hap1.1, whole genome shotgun sequence:
- the LOC141476108 gene encoding C-type lectin domain family 2 member D-like, which produces MESRCSSSCWELGFLPWLVEPGQSDFPFQGAMGEKNSFHSSDGSMEVPLSLPEGGVSPHPGVLGAAGRRMPIRFRGKWHRLHPLWFLVLAVLVALVLALAAAVAVLSAGRHGGDPAVPVAPVLACPDGWVGYRNVCYYLSRDQGSWEWSQEQCSSRGASLAVLRREWEMEFLLRLKGNIDYWIGLRRQGERLEWVDGSSFNQTIPVVGKEPCLFLNDHDLLSARCSQPWPYLCSKPQELMGTT; this is translated from the exons ATGGAGAGCCggtgctccagcagctgctgggagctggggtttCTGCCTTGGCTGGTGGAgcccggg CAAAGTGATTTCCCTTTCCAGGGTGCCATGGGGGAGAAGAACAGTTTCCACTCCAGCGATGGGAGCATGGAGGTGCCCCTGAGTCTCCCTGAGGGAGGAGTGTCCCCCCACCCAGGGGTGCTTGGGGCTGCAGGCAGAAGAATGCCCATAAGATTTAGGG GCAAGTGGCACAGGCTCCATCCACTTTGGTTCCTGGTGCTGGCCGTGCTGGTGGCTCTGGTCCTGGCTCTGGCCGCGGCTGTTGCTGTACTCTCAG caggaAGACATGGAGGGGATCCAGCTGTGCCTGTGGCTCCGGTGCTGGCGTGTCCTGATGGCTGGGTCGGGTACCGCAATGTCTGCTACTACCTCTCGAGGGACCAGGGGAGCTGggagtggagccaggagcagtgctcctcgcgtggggcctcgctggccgtgctgaggagggagtgggaaatg GAGTTTCTCTTACGCCTGAAGGGCAACATCGATTACTGGATTGGGCTGCGGAGACAGGGCGAGCGCCTGGAGTGGGTGGACGGCAGCAGCTTCAACCAGAC GATCCCAGTGGTGGGCAAAGAACCTTGTCTGTTCCTGAATGACCACGATCtcctgagtgcccgctgctcccagCCATGGCCTTATCTCTGCAGCAAGCCCCAAGAGCTGATGGGAACCACTTGA
- the LOC141476184 gene encoding C-type lectin domain family 2 member B-like produces MGEGNGFTGERKGFCSSDGNVETALSPQEGGKSHSPGATGRRMHVGVLDKLYVLHPVRVLVLAVLVALVLALFVAVAVLSAGRHGGDPAVPVAPVLACPDGWVGYRNVCYYLSRDQGSWEWSQEQCSSHGASLAMLRREWEMEFLLGLKGNIDYWIGLRRQGERLEWVDGSSFNQTIPVVGEEPCLFLNDHDLWCAGCSQPRPYLCSKPML; encoded by the exons ATGGGAGAAGGGAACGGATTCAcgggggagaggaaggggttcTGCTCCAGCGATGGGAATGTGGAGACGGCCCTGAGTCCCCAGGAGGGAGGCAAATCCCACAGCCCTGGGGCTACAGGCCGAAGGATGCACGTAGGAGTCCTGG ACAAGCTGTACGTACTCCATCCAGTGCGGGTCCTGGTGCTGGCCGTGCTGGTGGCTCTGGTCCTGGCTCTGTTTGTGGCTGTTGCTGTACtctcag caggaAGACATGGAGGGGATCCAGCTGTGCCTGTGGCTCCGGTGCTGGCGTGTCCTGATGGCTGGGTCGGGTACCGCAATGTCTGCTACTACCTCTCGAGGGACCAGGGGAGCTGggagtggagccaggagcagtgctccTCGCATGGGGCCTCACTGGCCATGCTCAGGAGGGaatgggaaatg GAGTTTCTCTTAGGCCTGAAGGGCAACATCGATTACTGGATTGGGCTGCGGAGACAGGGCGAGCGCCTGGAGTGGGTGGACGGCAGCAGCTTCAACCAGAC GATCCCAGTGGTGGGCGAAGAACCTTGTCTGTTCCTGAATGACCATGATCTCTGGTGTGCCGGCTGCTCCCAGCCACGGCCTTATCTCTGCAGCAAACCTATGCTCTAG